The DNA segment GCTGGAGCCAGGGCGTCTATCCCGCGCTGACCACACAGCTCCTCGACGAGACCGGGATCGATCCCGAGTTCACGATCAACGGCATGCTGGTCCTGGACGACGAGGATCTCGACCAGGCACTCGACTGGGGCGCGCGCCACGGCCAGCCGATCGAAATCCTCCAGGAACCGGCGCCGCACGCGATCGAGCCCGAACTGGGGCCGCGTCCGGCGCGTGCCCTGCACCTGCCCGGCATCGCTCAGCTACGCCCGCCCCGGCTGTCGAAAGCGGTCCGGCGCGCACTCGAAAAGCGTATCGATCTGCGCGAACGCGAGGAGGTGTGCGAACTGCTGGTCGAGCAGGGCCGGGTGCGTGGCGTGCGCACACCCAAGGGTCAGGTCGAAGCCAAGCGCATCGTCATCTGTGCCGGCGCCTGGACCGCCAAGCTGCTCGAACAACTGGGCACGCCGCCGGACATTCGGCCGGTACGGGGTCAGATGCTCCTGTTCCATGCCAAGCCGGGTCAGATCAATCACATCACACTGCACGCCGGTCGGTATGCCATTCCGCGCCGCGACGGGCGTGTGCTCTTCGGCAGCACACTCGAACACGCCGGATTCGTCAAACGCACCACGGCCGAGGACAAGGAAGCCCTCTACCACGACGCCATCGACCTCTTCCCCGTGCTCAGACGCACGCCGATCGAGGATCACTGGTCGGGATTGCGTCCCGGTTCGCCGAGCGGGATCCCCTACATCGGCGCCTATCCGGGGATCGAAGGGCTGTATTTCAACGCCGGGCATTTCCGCAACGGCTTGGTCATGGGACCGGCCTCGGCACGGCTCATGGTCGATGTCATGCTCGGTCGCGAGCCGATTATCGACCCGGCACCCTATGCGTTGAACGCCGGTCGCTGAACGGTGCTGGAAGCTGACAGCCGTCTATCAAGTGTCCGACAATGGCCGGCACGACAGATCACTCGGACTTGCCGCCATGCCTGATGCGAAGCGACCACTACCGATCAGCATTCAGACCTTCCGCAAACTGCGCGAGGGTGGTTTCTGCTATGTGGATAAAACCGCGCACATCGCCACCCTGACGCAAGACAGTGGAGCCTATTTCCTCTCGCGTCCACGCCGGTTCGGCAAGAGCCTGCTGCTCGATACGCTAAAGGAACTGTTCGAGGGCAGCGAGGAACTCTTTCGCGGACTGTACATCCATGATCACTGGGACTGGGAACAGCGCCATCCGGTGATCGTGCTGGATTTCGCCGCTGGGGTGATCGACAGCCGCGCCGCTTTGGAGCAACGCATCCGGCGCCTGATCGAGTACAACGGTGAGCGTCTCGGGATTGGCTGTGACTGGCACGACAACGATGTCCCCGGCTGCTTCAGCGACCTGATTCGCCACGCCCAGGCGCAGTCCGGCCGGCCGGTTGTCGTACTGGTCGACGAGTACGACAAACCGATCCTCGACAACATCGATCGTCCCGAACGCGCCGCCGAGATCCGCGAGGGACTCAAGAACCTCTATTCGGTGCTCAAGGCGCAGGATGCTCATCTGCGCTTCGTCTACATGACCGGCGTGACCAAGTTCAGCAAGGTCAGTCTGTTCTCGGGACTCAATCAGCTCAACGACATCACACTGGCCCCCAGGTTCGCGACCATTTGCGGTTATACGCAACAGGATCTCGAAAACACCTTTGGCGCCCACTTGCAGGGCGTCGATCGGGACGAGGTCCGACGCTGGTACAACGGCTATGCCTTCCTCGGTGAGCCGGTCTACAACCCCTATGACATCCTGCTGTTCATCGACAAGGGCCATAGCTTCCGCAACTACTGGTTCGAGACCGGCAGCCCGAGTTTTCTGATCAAGCTGTTCCAGTGCCGGCGCTACTTCCTGCCGAGCCTGGAGCAGATCGAAGTCAGCGAGGAGATCCTCGATTCCTTCGATATCGAGCGCATCAATCCCATCACCCTGCTGTTTCAGAGCGGCTATCTGACGGTGGAGTCGACCGAGCAGACCTGGGGTGAACTGACCTTTCGGCTGCGGATACCGAATCAGGAAGTACGCACCGCGTTGAACAATCAGTTCATCGACGCCTATGCCGACATCAGCATCGAACGCCTGCGCTACAAAGCGGGCTTGGGCGAGGCACTGACCCAGGGCGATCTGCCGGCGCTGGTCGCGGCCATCAAACGACTGTTCGCCGGTATCCCCTGGCGCAATTTCACCGGCAATGATCTGCCCGAGTCCGAGGGCTACTATGCCAGCGTGCTCTATGCCTTTCTCGCCAGTCTCAATGCCGAGATCATTCCCGAAGACCTGACCAATCACGGGCAGGCGGATCTGACGGTGCGGATCGCCGGCTACACCTATGTCATGGAATTCAAGCTCGATCGCGGGGCGGCGGCTTCGAAGGTCGTTGCGGAGGATGCAGGAGACGCTGTTGATGGCGAGTCCGCTGAAGCGGCCAACCCCGCTCTGGAACAGATCCAGGCGCGCGGTTATAGCGAGAAGTATCGCGGTACGCCTGGGCGCGGATTGTTCGAAGTGGGGCTGGTGTTTGGCAGTGCGGCGCGCAATCTCATTCAGGCCGATTGGCGGCGTGTGGCCTGAACGCCGTGCGTTCTATACCGGACAGGCCGGATGTCGAAGCGCCTGTCCGACCGTCGTGAACGAGCCGACGATCAGTAGCGCATCGCCGGGCACGGATTCGGCTAAAGCAGCCCCGATCGCCTCGGCGACGCCCCCAAAGGCGCCGCGCCGGTTCGCACCGATCAGCCCATCCAGACGTGCGCTCAATTGCTCGACCGGCAGAGCGCGCGCGTCCTCGCTCTGAGCCAGATACCAGTCGTTCACGTATTCGCGAATCGGCGTAACGAGACGTTCAGGGTTCTTGTCGGCCAGCACCGCGATTACGGCACGCAAGCGTCCGGGACAGGCAAAATCGCGCAGATTGGCGGCCAGCGCTTCAGCCGCCTCGCCATTGTGAGCCACGTCCAGAATCCAGGTGACGGCGCCCGGCATGACCTGGAAACGTCCCGGCAGACGTGCCCGCTGCAAACCGGCACGGATGGCGTTGACCGGAACCGGGAGCCGTTCGCGCAAGGCTGTCAGGGCCGCGATGGCGGCGGTGGCGTTGTCGAGCTGGAAAGGCCCACGCAGCGCCGGGATCGGAAGCGCCAGCCGCTGTCCATCCGGCCCGGTCCAGATCCAGCCTTCAAGGGTTCGAGCATGGTCGAGTTCGTGCCCGAGCCGGATCGGAAGCGCGCCGATTCGCGTCGCCTCCGCGCGCAGTGTCTCGGGGGCGTCGCGCTGACCGATGATCGCCGGACGTCCGGCACGGAAGATCCCGGCCTTCTCACGCGCGATCGACTCCAGGCTGTCGCCCAGCCAGTCGGTGTGATCCAGCCCGATGCTGGTCACTACCGACACATCGGCGTCGATCAGGTTGACCGCATCGAGCCGCCCGCCGAGTCCGACCTCCAGCACCACCAGATCAGGCTGAGCGCGGACGAAGATGTCGAGCGCGGCGAGCGTGCCGAACTCGAAATAGGTCAGCGAAATCTCTCCGCGCGCCCGGTCGATGCGTTCGAAGGATTCGCACAGCGCCTCATCCGCGACCGGCACGCCGTCGAGCCGCACCCGCTCGTTGTAGCGGCACAGATGCGGCGAGGTATAGACGCCGCATCGATAGCCGGCCGCGAGCGCCATCGACTCGATCATGGCGACCGTCGAGCCCTTGCCGTTGGTGCCGCCGACCGTGATCACCGGACACGGCAGAGGCTTGGGCTCAAGACGCGCCCACACCGTTGCCACGCGCTCCAGGCCCAGATCCATACGCTTTGGGTACAACGCGGCCTGCCAGTCGAGCCAGTCGGCAAGGGTTACAAAGTGGCGAGTCATTGTGTTTCCTGATTAGTTACGAACCTCAGCAGACTCGTCTCTTCTAGTCTACACTCTCAGTAGATGCCACTCACCGGAGACAGCTGATGCCTCAGAACACGATTCAGTTTCAGAAAGGCTTGAGTTTGCCGGAGTTTCTCCAGAACTACGGAACCGAGGACCAGTGCAAACAGGCCCTTGAACAGTGGCGTTGGCCGCAAGGCTTCGTCTGCCCGAGCTGCGGACACGCGGGTGAGCCGGTGCGCTTGCGCACGCGGGCGCTGTTGCAGTGTCGCCACTGTCATCATCAAACCTCACTGATCGCCGGAACGATCTTTGAGGCGACCAAGTTGCCGCTGACGACCTGGTTTTCGGCGATGTTTCTGCTGACACAGCAGAAAAACGGGATCTCGGCCCTGGAGCTCAAACGGCATCTGGGCGTGTCCTATTTGACGGCGTGGCGGGTTAAGCACAAATTGTTGCAAGTCATGAAAGAGCGCGACGATCAAACGCCGCTCAGCGGCGTCATCGAGGTCGACGACGCCTACTGGGGCGGCGAGCACCACGGGGGCAAGCGCGGGCGCGGCTCACCGAACAAGGTTCCATTCATCGCCGCGCTCTCGTGCGACGAGGACAACCACCCCATCGGCCTGCGCTTGGGTAAAGTCGCCGGCTTCCGCAAAACCGAGGTCGAACGCTTCGCCAAGCGCCACTTTGACCCCAGCGCCCTCATCCGCACGGATGGATTGTCCTGCTTCAGCGCCATCGCCGCGGCCGGATTCGAGCACCAGCCGATCGTCACCGGCGGCGGCCACCCCAGCATGGAGATTCCTGAGTTCCAGTGGCTTAATACCGTGCTGGGCAACGTCAAAAACAGCCTGCAAGGCCCCTACCATCATCTCAGCGGCAAGCATCTGCCGCGCTACCTGGGCGAGTTCTGCTATCGCTTCAATCGCCGCTTCAACCTCGCCGCCATACTGCCGCGCTTGGGCAAAGCCGCGGTGCGTACACCCCCAATGCCGCATCGCCTCCTCAAACTAGCTGAGCTATGTTAATAATCAGGAACATTTATCTCAGTGAGCCGGTTGTGAGCGTTCCGGAACCCACGTCCAAACGTGGAGCTAAACCCACACAGCGGCGCGCAGATACTGAACCGATGCGGGTGGATGTCTATGCCAAGGAGTTGGCCTCCTATACCTGGCCAACCGTCACGATTCGCGATGGAACGAAAGGACCACTCACCCTTTCGATTCATACCAGACGTGTTTGGATCTGGGATGGTGAATCGGAGCGCGCGACCGAACGAGTTTTGGTCATTACTCAGCGTCCCAACAGTTCAAAGCTTAAATATTCACCTGATTAGTTACGAACCTCAGCAGACTCGTCTCTTCTAGTCTACACTCTCAGTAGATGCCACTCACCGGAGACAGCTGATGCCTCAGAACACGATTCAGTTTCAGAAAGGCTTGAGTTTGCCGGAGTTTCTCCAGAACTACGGAACCGAGGACCAGTGCAAACAGGCCCTTGAACAGTGGCGTTGGCCGCAAGGCTTCGTCTGCCCGAGCTGCGGACACGCGGGTGAGCCGGTGCGCTTGCGCACGCGGGCGCTGTTGCAGTGTCGCCACTGTCATCATCAAACCTCACTGATCGCCGGAACGATCTTTGAGGCGACCAAGTTGCCGCTGACGACCTGGTTTTCGGCGATGTTTCTGCTGACACAGCAGAAAAACGGGATCTCGGCCCTGGAGCTCAAACGGCATCTGGGCGTGTCCTATTTGACGGCGTGG comes from the Allochromatium tepidum genome and includes:
- the thiO gene encoding glycine oxidase ThiO; this translates as MRDVLVIGGGIIGLLTARELHLSGAEVTLIEMGETGRESSWAGGGIVSPLYPWRAPEPITALSRWSQGVYPALTTQLLDETGIDPEFTINGMLVLDDEDLDQALDWGARHGQPIEILQEPAPHAIEPELGPRPARALHLPGIAQLRPPRLSKAVRRALEKRIDLREREEVCELLVEQGRVRGVRTPKGQVEAKRIVICAGAWTAKLLEQLGTPPDIRPVRGQMLLFHAKPGQINHITLHAGRYAIPRRDGRVLFGSTLEHAGFVKRTTAEDKEALYHDAIDLFPVLRRTPIEDHWSGLRPGSPSGIPYIGAYPGIEGLYFNAGHFRNGLVMGPASARLMVDVMLGREPIIDPAPYALNAGR
- a CDS encoding ATP-binding protein is translated as MPDAKRPLPISIQTFRKLREGGFCYVDKTAHIATLTQDSGAYFLSRPRRFGKSLLLDTLKELFEGSEELFRGLYIHDHWDWEQRHPVIVLDFAAGVIDSRAALEQRIRRLIEYNGERLGIGCDWHDNDVPGCFSDLIRHAQAQSGRPVVVLVDEYDKPILDNIDRPERAAEIREGLKNLYSVLKAQDAHLRFVYMTGVTKFSKVSLFSGLNQLNDITLAPRFATICGYTQQDLENTFGAHLQGVDRDEVRRWYNGYAFLGEPVYNPYDILLFIDKGHSFRNYWFETGSPSFLIKLFQCRRYFLPSLEQIEVSEEILDSFDIERINPITLLFQSGYLTVESTEQTWGELTFRLRIPNQEVRTALNNQFIDAYADISIERLRYKAGLGEALTQGDLPALVAAIKRLFAGIPWRNFTGNDLPESEGYYASVLYAFLASLNAEIIPEDLTNHGQADLTVRIAGYTYVMEFKLDRGAAASKVVAEDAGDAVDGESAEAANPALEQIQARGYSEKYRGTPGRGLFEVGLVFGSAARNLIQADWRRVA
- the folC gene encoding bifunctional tetrahydrofolate synthase/dihydrofolate synthase; its protein translation is MTRHFVTLADWLDWQAALYPKRMDLGLERVATVWARLEPKPLPCPVITVGGTNGKGSTVAMIESMALAAGYRCGVYTSPHLCRYNERVRLDGVPVADEALCESFERIDRARGEISLTYFEFGTLAALDIFVRAQPDLVVLEVGLGGRLDAVNLIDADVSVVTSIGLDHTDWLGDSLESIAREKAGIFRAGRPAIIGQRDAPETLRAEATRIGALPIRLGHELDHARTLEGWIWTGPDGQRLALPIPALRGPFQLDNATAAIAALTALRERLPVPVNAIRAGLQRARLPGRFQVMPGAVTWILDVAHNGEAAEALAANLRDFACPGRLRAVIAVLADKNPERLVTPIREYVNDWYLAQSEDARALPVEQLSARLDGLIGANRRGAFGGVAEAIGAALAESVPGDALLIVGSFTTVGQALRHPACPV
- a CDS encoding IS1595 family transposase gives rise to the protein MPQNTIQFQKGLSLPEFLQNYGTEDQCKQALEQWRWPQGFVCPSCGHAGEPVRLRTRALLQCRHCHHQTSLIAGTIFEATKLPLTTWFSAMFLLTQQKNGISALELKRHLGVSYLTAWRVKHKLLQVMKERDDQTPLSGVIEVDDAYWGGEHHGGKRGRGSPNKVPFIAALSCDEDNHPIGLRLGKVAGFRKTEVERFAKRHFDPSALIRTDGLSCFSAIAAAGFEHQPIVTGGGHPSMEIPEFQWLNTVLGNVKNSLQGPYHHLSGKHLPRYLGEFCYRFNRRFNLAAILPRLGKAAVRTPPMPHRLLKLAELC